DNA from Salinispora arenicola:
GCTGCCGTCCATCCCGGGCAGCCTTAGATTCACCGGGTCCGGTGCGTGCGAGGACGCCGTGCAGGTCGGCGTGGTGACGCCCTTCGGCGGCACCGACAGATCAGGTCAGCGGGGGTGCCTAGGCTTGGGTTGGCTTCAAGGCTTGACAATTGTCATCGGTGGTGGGGTAACGGTTCGTGTAGCCATCGGACACGTACAGTTACCCCACGGTAATCAGCGTCGGGCTTGGCCTCGACGCTGATTTTGTTTTGGCCGGGGGTCGGGGTAACCGCCGGCCCGGCTCCACCGTCGCGGAGGTGGACACCGCTCTCAACGACGCCGCCGCCTCTGGTGTTCCGCAGGTCGTCGGGATCTACCCGCCGCAGCACCTGGCTGGTTTAGCCGGCCATCGCCAGGGTGACCACGCCTGCGGTCAGGGTGGGTGGAGGTATGTCTCGTTTAGGGATATTTTTCGGGTTTGTGTTGTGGTGGGGTTGGTGTCGGTTTAGCTCGGGGTGGTTGCTGCCGCCTGCCTGGTAGCCGAGGACCACCGCCCCGGGGTTCTGCCCTGCGGGGTGGTGGTTGTCGTCCGTGACGGGGAAGGACACCAACACCGCGATGAACGATCAGCGCCACGACCACGAACCGGACCGACCAGGCACACGCCGGGCGAGGACACGATGGTGGAACGTCGGACTGGCCGCCATGACCGGCCTAGCCCTGACCACCACCCTCGGCATCGGCGGAGCGCCGGCTACCGGCGCCGTCGACGGCACTCTCACCGCCACCGATGACCGACTGGGAAGATCTGACCGCGCCTCCACCGACAACAAGGGCCACGAGGGCAAGGGAAAGAAGGACACACGCACGGGCACACCGGTCCCATGTAGCGCCGATGCGCTGATCGCGGCGATCACCCTGGCCAACGCCCGCGGCGGCGCCGTGCTCGACCTCGCCAAGGACTGCACCTACCAACTCACCGCCGACATCGACGACGGCGCCGGCCTGCCCGCCATCACCACCCCGATCACTCTCAACGGCGGCACACACACCACCATCACACGCGCCGCCGCAGCGCCCCTGTTCAGAATCATCACCGTCGACGCCGGCGGCAAACTCACCCTCAACCACATGAAAATCACCGGTGGCCAAACCGCAGCCGGTGTCGATGGTGGGGGGATTCTCGTCAACCCCGGTGGGGCCGCTACCATCGTCCACAGCACCATCGTGGGCAACATCAGCGGCCGCCACGGCGGCGGCGTCGCCAATACCGGCACCACCACAATCCGGCGCAGCACTGTCAGCCGGAACACCGCGTCAATCGAAGGCGGCGGGATCTACAACACCGGTCTGCTCACGGTCGGCGCATCTCACGTACACGCCAACAGCGGCTTCGGTGGCGGTATCGCTAGCGCTGGGGGCACCGTGCAAATCACGCACAGCACCCTCGCGGCCAACCAGTCCACAGGCGCAGGCGGGGCACTGCGCTCCGTCAACACGATCACCAGCGCTACCGACTCTCATCTCACCGCCAACACCGCCGTCAGCCTGGGCGGCGGTATCGCGGCACTCAGTGGACAACTGACCCTGCGGGATGTCACCCTCGCCGACAACGCGACGAATGACGGCGGTGGTGGACTATCCGTCACCGCTATCGTCTCCACCCTCGTCGAGGACAGTGTCATCATGAACAACACCGCCGCCACCGACGGCGGCGGCATCTACAACGCCGGCGAGGCGGTGGTGCGGCGCACGAAGGTCACCGGCAACAAGGCAGGTGACGAGGCCGGCGGCATCTATAACGACTCCGCCGGCACACTCACCCTCTTTTCAACCAAGATTGTCAAGAACACCGCCGTCACCGACGGCGGGGGCATCTTCAACAACGGCGGGATCGTGAACCTGAACACGGCCACCGGCACGATCGTCATCAAGAACCGGCCGAACAACTGCGTCAACGTCGCGGGCTGCCCGGGCTGACCCCGTCGCCCGGGTATCACGAGGGCCCCGCCCCTACCGTCTACGGGCGGCAGGGGCGGGGCCCTTCCTGGGTACGGTTGGGGGATGGTGAATACGCCGTCCCTGCCGCAGCAGCACGGGTTACCGCCCAGGCCTGGTCGGCGCCGGTGGCCTGGGTGATCCTGCCCACCTGGTCCTTGATCGAGCTGCCGCCGTTGGGGCGCAGCTCCTCGAGGGCGTCCAGGCGGCCCTCGATGCGGCCCACCCGGTCCATCAACCCGGGGCGCCCCTGGGGAGGCCGGGCTGGGGTGGCTTGCCGAGCGGGTCGTCCGCGAGCCTGGCCAGCTTGCG
Protein-coding regions in this window:
- a CDS encoding right-handed parallel beta-helix repeat-containing protein; translation: MTGKDTNTAMNDQRHDHEPDRPGTRRARTRWWNVGLAAMTGLALTTTLGIGGAPATGAVDGTLTATDDRLGRSDRASTDNKGHEGKGKKDTRTGTPVPCSADALIAAITLANARGGAVLDLAKDCTYQLTADIDDGAGLPAITTPITLNGGTHTTITRAAAAPLFRIITVDAGGKLTLNHMKITGGQTAAGVDGGGILVNPGGAATIVHSTIVGNISGRHGGGVANTGTTTIRRSTVSRNTASIEGGGIYNTGLLTVGASHVHANSGFGGGIASAGGTVQITHSTLAANQSTGAGGALRSVNTITSATDSHLTANTAVSLGGGIAALSGQLTLRDVTLADNATNDGGGGLSVTAIVSTLVEDSVIMNNTAATDGGGIYNAGEAVVRRTKVTGNKAGDEAGGIYNDSAGTLTLFSTKIVKNTAVTDGGGIFNNGGIVNLNTATGTIVIKNRPNNCVNVAGCPG